The genomic interval GCGCTCCAGCACGTTGCGCAGCTCACGCACATTCCCCGGCCAGGGGTAGGCGCGCAGCATGTCCTCCACATCCTGGGACATGCCGCTGGCCGAGCGGCGCAACGCGCGGTTGAAGTGTTGCAGGAAGTAGCGCGCCAATTCCGGCACATCCTCGGGGCGCTCGCGCAGCGGGGGGATGTCGATGGTGAAGCTGTTGAGCCGGTAGAAGAGGTCCGCGCGGAAGCGCCCGGCGCGCACCTCCTCGCCCATGTCCCGGTTGCTGGCGGCCAGCACACGCACGTCCACGTGGCGCACCTGGGTGCCTCCCACCGGACGGACATCCCCTGTCTCCAACACGCGGAGCAACTTGGCCTGGAGGTTGGGGGTGGTGTTCTCGATTTCGTCCAGGAAGATGGTCCCGCCATTGGCGAGGACGAACAGGCCCGGGTGGTCCGCCACCGCGTTGGTGAAGGCGCCCTTCACGTGGCCGAACAGCTCGCTCTCCAGCAGCGTCTCTGTCAGGGCCCCGCAGTCCTGCACCACCAGCGGCAGCTCTCCGCGCCCGCTGAGCCGGTGAAGGATGCGCGCGAGCACCTCCTTGCCCGTGCCCGTCTCTCCCTGGAGCAGCACCGCCACGCGATGCGGGGCCACCTGCCGCACCATCTCCATCACCCGCTGCATGGCCACGCTGCGCAGGCCCACGTCCTCCTCGCCCCGCGCGCCGGGCGCCTTTGGCGCCGCCTCCGTCAAGGCGCGCTCGCGCAGCAACGCGCGCTCGAGTTCCAGGGCCATGCGCCACTGTTCGGTGCGCACGCCTCGCTCGCGGCCCGCCTGGAGCACCGCCTGCCGCACGGACTCCGCAGAAGGAGACGGGCCCAACGCGCGGAAGACGAGCCCCGCGTTGAACAGCGCCACCAATCGCTCCGGCGCCGCGGGCGCGCAGTAGATGATGCGAGAGACCAGGTCGGAGACGGGGTCCGCGCCCGCCAGGTCCGACGCCGCGCTCGCGTCCGCCCACGCGTCCACCAGCGCCAGCGCACGCGCCTCGTCGCCGCCACACACGAGCAGGGCCGCCGCGTCACCTCGCGCGAGCAGCACCCGCGCCTCCTCCGCGCTGGAGGCGAAGTGCGGCACGGCCTGTCCCTCCAGCGCCGCGCGAAGCTCCTGGGCCTCCTCGTCGCTGGCGAACGCCACCACGACCTGCAACCGGGCGGTGGACAGGTAGCGCGCCAGCTTCACCCCGTCCGAACCCTCGAAGGAATGGAGGAAGACGCCGAGCGCGATGACAGCGCCGCCCGTCTCGTGCCGCCACCGCACGTCGCCTCGCGCGCGGATGTGCTCGCCCGAGTCGGGCAGCGAGAAGGACAGCTCCACCGGCTCCCCCTCACGGGGGCCTTCCTGTGGACCTCGCGGCGTGGCGATGAGACCGATGCCCGTCTCGCTGATGTTGACGGCCCAGCACCCGGCGAGGGCGGGCTGCGTCACCACCTTCACGTACAACGGCTTGCGCTCGCTTCGGGGGGCGTAGGCGGTCACAGGCCGCG from Myxococcus stipitatus carries:
- a CDS encoding sigma 54-interacting transcriptional regulator; translated protein: MTRPVTAYAPRSERKPLYVKVVTQPALAGCWAVNISETGIGLIATPRGPQEGPREGEPVELSFSLPDSGEHIRARGDVRWRHETGGAVIALGVFLHSFEGSDGVKLARYLSTARLQVVVAFASDEEAQELRAALEGQAVPHFASSAEEARVLLARGDAAALLVCGGDEARALALVDAWADASAASDLAGADPVSDLVSRIIYCAPAAPERLVALFNAGLVFRALGPSPSAESVRQAVLQAGRERGVRTEQWRMALELERALLRERALTEAAPKAPGARGEEDVGLRSVAMQRVMEMVRQVAPHRVAVLLQGETGTGKEVLARILHRLSGRGELPLVVQDCGALTETLLESELFGHVKGAFTNAVADHPGLFVLANGGTIFLDEIENTTPNLQAKLLRVLETGDVRPVGGTQVRHVDVRVLAASNRDMGEEVRAGRFRADLFYRLNSFTIDIPPLRERPEDVPELARYFLQHFNRALRRSASGMSQDVEDMLRAYPWPGNVRELRNVLERAVLLSRPGEVVSRRLLPPGLVSTSPARNELTGDGSLRARLERVERELIREALERHGGVLRRAAVALGMDPVTLGRRARRHGLWKQD